A genomic segment from Spinacia oleracea cultivar Varoflay chromosome 3, BTI_SOV_V1, whole genome shotgun sequence encodes:
- the LOC130469752 gene encoding probable metal-nicotianamine transporter YSL6, with protein MVIDQLLEVNLTCIVYGMIDQLFIDDLIQFCGFFLVKSWTSLLTQFGFSVNPFTRQENTVIQTCVVACYGLSFSGGFGSYLIVMNEKTYNLIGLDYPGNRAEDAINPGLWWMMGFLFVVSFLGLFSLVPLRKVMVMDYKLTYPSGTATAMLINNFHTTTGAVLAGKQVKCLGEYLSFSLYWGCFTIKPNLKVC; from the exons ATGGTGATTGACCAGCTATTGGAGGTTAATCTGACTTGTATAGTTTATGGGATGATTGACCAGCTATTTATAGATGATTTG ATTCAGTTTTGTGGGTTCTTCTTAGTCAAATCTTGGACAAGTTTGCTCACTCAATTTGGCTTTTCTGTTAATCCCTTTACTCGCCAGGAAAACACTGTTATTCAGACTTGTGTTGTTGCTTGTTATGGCCTTTCCTTTAGTGGCGGTTTTGGTTCATATTTGATTGTTATGAATGAGAAAACATACAACCTTATTGGCCTCGACTACCCGGGTAATCGAGCAGAAGATGCGATAAATCCTGGTTTGTGGTGGATGATGGGTTTCTTGTTTGTCGTTAGCTTTTTGGGACTTTTTAGTCTTGTCCCACTTCGTAAGGTCATGGTGATGGATTATAAGCTTACATACCCAAGTGGGACAGCCACAGCTATGTTGATTAACAACTTTCACACAACAACAGGAGCTGTGCTTGCAGGGAAACAAGTGAAGTGTCTTGGGGAGTATTTGAGCTTTAGTCTATATTGGGGCTGCTTTACCATAAAACCCAACCTCAAAGTCTGTTAA